Proteins from a single region of Sneathiella aquimaris:
- a CDS encoding cobyric acid synthase, which produces MTAVIMLQGTGSDVGKSILVAGLCRALKNRGYSVRPFKPQNMSNNAAVTPEGGEIGRAQQLQALACGAPSSVHMNPVLLKPQDGKSQVIVQGQVSGTGGMSYFKEKKTDLLGKILESFETLKQQADFIVVEGAGSPAEVNLRSGDIANMGFATTANVPVILVGDINRGGVIASVVGTHNLLPENEQSLIKGYLINKFRGDTRLFDDALTLMTDLTGWHNMGIVPFIREVGDLPAEDGMALDGKQGHTRSSNLLIVVPRLAHIANFDDLDPLQSEEDVDVVFVQPGTPLPGDADLVILPGSKTTLADLHDFRQQGWDIDLTAHIRRGGKVLGLCGGYQMLGTLLSDPDGIEGAKETISGLGLLGLETTLCASKTVKLTDVSDVVLGCQTSGYEIHLGDTRVVDPALVPWLLDDDRPIGYMSENRQIAGTYLHGLFTDNAFRQKFLNRFRQKDGSYSDYSSKIEKALDTLAQELENCVDIDAIIRIAKEADQ; this is translated from the coding sequence ATGACAGCGGTGATCATGCTGCAAGGAACCGGCTCGGACGTGGGAAAATCCATATTGGTTGCAGGGCTCTGCCGGGCCCTGAAAAACCGGGGATATTCTGTTCGGCCTTTTAAGCCTCAGAATATGTCGAACAATGCAGCTGTTACCCCGGAGGGCGGAGAAATCGGTCGTGCCCAACAATTGCAGGCACTGGCATGCGGCGCCCCAAGCAGTGTTCACATGAACCCTGTTCTATTGAAGCCACAAGACGGAAAATCTCAGGTCATTGTTCAGGGGCAGGTTTCCGGAACGGGGGGAATGTCATATTTTAAAGAGAAAAAAACCGACTTACTGGGCAAAATTCTGGAAAGTTTTGAGACCCTGAAACAACAGGCGGATTTCATTGTCGTCGAAGGTGCTGGCAGTCCGGCAGAAGTTAACTTGCGGTCAGGCGATATCGCCAATATGGGTTTTGCGACCACTGCCAATGTCCCTGTTATCCTTGTTGGCGACATCAACCGTGGTGGGGTCATTGCCTCGGTCGTCGGCACGCACAACTTATTGCCTGAGAACGAGCAATCCTTGATCAAGGGGTACCTGATCAACAAGTTTCGTGGCGATACCAGGCTATTTGACGATGCCCTTACCCTTATGACAGATCTGACCGGCTGGCATAACATGGGGATCGTGCCCTTTATTCGCGAGGTCGGGGATTTGCCGGCTGAGGATGGTATGGCATTGGATGGCAAACAGGGCCACACACGATCGAGTAACCTTCTTATAGTTGTTCCTCGGCTCGCCCATATCGCCAATTTTGATGACCTTGATCCCTTGCAGTCTGAAGAAGATGTCGACGTTGTCTTTGTTCAGCCGGGCACGCCCCTTCCAGGCGATGCCGATCTTGTAATTTTACCGGGAAGCAAAACAACCCTTGCCGACCTGCATGATTTCCGGCAGCAAGGCTGGGATATTGATCTTACTGCGCATATTCGGCGGGGCGGTAAAGTCTTGGGCCTGTGCGGCGGCTACCAGATGCTTGGAACACTTTTATCTGATCCTGACGGCATCGAAGGGGCTAAAGAAACTATTTCCGGACTTGGGTTACTTGGGTTGGAGACAACACTCTGTGCCAGCAAAACAGTTAAACTGACCGATGTTTCGGATGTAGTTTTAGGCTGTCAAACCTCAGGTTATGAAATCCATCTGGGGGACACACGCGTAGTGGACCCTGCGTTGGTTCCGTGGCTTTTGGATGACGACAGACCGATCGGCTACATGTCAGAAAACAGACAGATAGCGGGAACATACCTCCATGGACTCTTTACAGATAATGCATTCCGCCAGAAGTTTCTGAACCGCTTCAGGCAGAAAGATGGGTCATACAGCGACTATTCTTCCAAGATCGAAAAGGCTCTTGATACCCTTGCACAGGAGCTCGAGAACTGCGTCGATATTGATGCAATAATCAGGATTGCAAAGGAAGCGGATCAATGA
- a CDS encoding histidine phosphatase family protein, translated as MNRYDHVIIDLYRHGAVDGPPALYGHTDILPSAQGGRALVRHLNHNTSLQSIVTSPLRRCKNSATEYAETGEVALDTDLDFMEMNFGDWDGVPFDTLLDQKDELMNFWSDPSRVTPPNGEKLVEFRYRVLRGWDRLIADPMSAHIGLVVHGGVIRLILSAILDIDYRNPKIFSQLSIDYASQTRIEISHYDGDAFPIVKFINKPAPDEEMS; from the coding sequence ATGAACAGATATGATCATGTCATAATTGATCTGTATCGACATGGTGCAGTTGACGGGCCGCCCGCATTATATGGACATACCGATATTCTGCCATCGGCGCAGGGTGGCCGGGCACTTGTCCGACATTTGAACCACAACACGTCTTTGCAATCTATTGTTACTTCGCCGCTTCGGCGGTGTAAAAACTCTGCGACCGAATATGCAGAAACAGGGGAAGTAGCGTTAGACACCGATCTGGACTTCATGGAAATGAATTTTGGTGACTGGGATGGTGTTCCGTTCGATACGCTTCTTGATCAAAAAGACGAGTTGATGAATTTTTGGAGTGACCCCTCACGCGTAACACCCCCTAATGGAGAAAAACTGGTAGAGTTTCGGTATCGCGTCCTACGGGGTTGGGACCGGCTGATCGCCGATCCGATGTCCGCCCATATCGGGCTGGTGGTTCATGGCGGTGTCATCCGACTGATCCTGAGTGCCATTCTTGATATTGATTACCGTAACCCCAAGATATTCAGCCAGTTGTCGATCGATTATGCTAGTCAGACCCGCATTGAAATATCGCATTATGATGGCGATGCTTTCCCGATTGTAAAATTCATCAATAAACCTGCCCCCGATGAGGAAATGTCATGA
- a CDS encoding adenosylcobinamide-GDP ribazoletransferase, with the protein MKHIFYQQINLFFIALGFFSRIPIPKSVTFKAEYLNQASRYFTLVGWCLGLLVTGLYLLLDIFFPQSVSIFLCISVGLLLTGAFHEDGLADTFDGFYGGHTKADKLRIMKDSRLGTYGAAALFMCLLGKWVLLTELTNVPMAFLIAYPASRAIASSFIFDMDYARLDETSKSAPLASRQTGRELLVSLTCLLPLFLFVPVLLIVKLFAVLVLVRFALQWFMKRHLDGYTGDTLGACQQLSELTIYALLLGMSAS; encoded by the coding sequence ATGAAGCACATATTTTACCAACAGATCAATTTGTTCTTCATTGCCCTTGGGTTTTTCAGCCGCATTCCGATTCCAAAATCGGTAACCTTTAAAGCTGAATATCTCAATCAGGCCAGTCGTTATTTCACGTTGGTGGGCTGGTGTCTGGGACTACTTGTAACCGGCCTGTACTTGTTGCTCGACATTTTTTTTCCTCAGTCGGTGAGCATATTCCTGTGTATAAGCGTTGGCTTGCTACTCACAGGGGCCTTTCACGAAGACGGATTGGCAGACACATTCGACGGTTTCTATGGGGGGCACACCAAGGCCGATAAATTACGGATAATGAAAGACAGTCGGCTTGGCACCTACGGTGCGGCTGCCCTTTTTATGTGTCTGCTTGGCAAATGGGTTTTATTGACCGAATTAACAAATGTTCCAATGGCTTTTTTAATTGCCTACCCCGCATCCCGGGCAATTGCCTCCAGCTTTATATTTGACATGGACTATGCGCGGCTGGACGAGACCAGCAAATCTGCCCCCCTCGCCTCTCGGCAAACCGGACGGGAATTGCTTGTATCGCTCACCTGCCTGCTTCCTCTGTTCCTGTTTGTGCCGGTGCTTCTAATCGTGAAACTTTTTGCTGTTCTGGTTTTAGTGCGCTTTGCCCTTCAATGGTTCATGAAACGGCATCTGGACGGCTATACGGGGGATACACTGGGTGCCTGCCAACAACTCTCAGAGCTTACAATTTATGCTCTGCTTCTGGGAATGTCTGCATCATGA
- the cobT gene encoding nicotinate-nucleotide--dimethylbenzimidazole phosphoribosyltransferase, with the protein MDIAHLIDGITPVSLKNLPQIQANIDQKTKPPGSLGKLETLAATLAKIQGSKKVTINHPMMLVFAADHGLAAQGVSIAGSEVTQQMVANFLNGGAAINVFCKANDMAFKVIDAGIKFPLKGMADLIDQSAGLGTNDISSTSAMSEDQLEFCLTKGSHIASLQIKAGSNVIGFGEMGIGNTSTAAAVCAAALNETAEKMVGRGTGITDEQLRRKTALVSEAVSRVTSEDPVVILQELGGFEIAQICGAMLECAKNKTVILVDGFIVTASALLACMMAPAARDYMIFSHASQEQGHKMVLDALKADPLLDLEMRLGEGSGAALALPLLRAAGAFYNDMATFESAQVTV; encoded by the coding sequence ATGGATATCGCCCACCTGATCGACGGCATTACTCCCGTCTCACTGAAAAATTTGCCGCAGATCCAGGCAAATATTGATCAGAAGACAAAACCTCCCGGGTCACTTGGAAAACTGGAAACGCTTGCGGCGACATTGGCGAAAATTCAGGGTAGCAAAAAAGTAACCATCAATCATCCCATGATGCTGGTTTTTGCCGCAGATCATGGCCTTGCGGCACAGGGTGTCAGCATTGCCGGCAGTGAAGTCACGCAACAGATGGTGGCGAACTTTCTTAATGGCGGCGCAGCGATCAACGTCTTTTGCAAAGCCAACGATATGGCCTTCAAGGTTATTGATGCAGGTATCAAATTTCCGTTGAAAGGAATGGCCGACCTGATCGATCAATCGGCCGGGCTCGGCACCAATGATATCAGTTCTACAAGCGCCATGAGCGAGGACCAACTCGAATTCTGTCTGACCAAGGGCTCTCATATTGCCAGTCTTCAGATAAAAGCCGGAAGCAATGTCATCGGCTTTGGTGAAATGGGTATTGGTAACACCTCGACCGCAGCGGCGGTCTGTGCTGCGGCGCTGAATGAAACCGCGGAAAAAATGGTGGGCCGCGGAACAGGCATCACTGACGAGCAATTACGCCGAAAAACGGCATTGGTATCAGAGGCAGTATCCCGTGTCACAAGCGAAGACCCTGTGGTGATCCTGCAGGAACTGGGCGGTTTTGAAATTGCGCAGATATGCGGTGCCATGCTGGAATGTGCAAAGAACAAAACGGTCATTCTAGTAGATGGTTTCATCGTTACAGCCTCCGCCCTTCTTGCCTGTATGATGGCCCCCGCCGCACGGGACTATATGATCTTCTCGCATGCATCGCAGGAACAGGGGCATAAAATGGTTCTGGACGCGCTGAAAGCCGACCCTCTCCTTGATCTTGAAATGAGGTTGGGAGAAGGTAGCGGCGCGGCCCTTGCTTTGCCACTTTTAAGGGCGGCTGGTGCCTTCTATAATGACATGGCAACCTTTGAGAGTGCGCAGGTAACCGTTTAA
- the cobU gene encoding bifunctional adenosylcobinamide kinase/adenosylcobinamide-phosphate guanylyltransferase — protein sequence MKLHFILGGARSGKSGLAERLADFLGKNVCYIATATAFDEEMTTRIERHKEQRPSHWVCLEEPTKLAQAIGKGFEISDIVLVDCLTLWLSNLLFTEDSEQLETEKRSFLSLISDLKGSHSDKHLILVSNETNMGVIPMEKLTRQYCDLAGWLHQDIAKLSDTAILAVAGLPHVLKGNWPEEIV from the coding sequence ATGAAACTTCATTTTATTCTGGGAGGCGCACGGTCAGGCAAAAGTGGCTTGGCCGAAAGGCTTGCTGATTTTCTGGGTAAAAATGTCTGCTATATCGCAACAGCAACTGCGTTTGATGAAGAAATGACAACCCGAATAGAGCGCCATAAAGAGCAGAGGCCCTCCCATTGGGTGTGCCTAGAGGAGCCGACCAAACTGGCGCAGGCCATTGGCAAGGGGTTTGAAATATCGGATATTGTGTTGGTGGACTGCCTGACCCTATGGCTTAGTAATCTGTTGTTCACTGAAGACAGCGAACAACTGGAGACAGAAAAACGATCATTTTTGTCTCTGATTTCTGACTTAAAAGGATCGCATTCCGATAAACATCTTATCCTGGTGAGTAACGAAACGAATATGGGCGTGATTCCAATGGAAAAACTGACCCGTCAATATTGTGATTTGGCCGGTTGGCTTCATCAGGATATCGCCAAATTGAGTGACACAGCCATACTGGCGGTTGCCGGATTGCCGCATGTCCTTAAAGGAAACTGGCCGGAAGAGATCGTCTGA
- a CDS encoding energy-coupling factor ABC transporter permease, with amino-acid sequence MHIEPGIVDSTKIALSYATAVGAIGVGLKFAWDTIKKQGPVSLIGRSAAATALVFSFFEVLPHYPVGVSEVHFILGSTLFLILGAAPAAFGLAFGLLIQGLFFAPFDLPQYGMNLTTLLVPLFGLQYLAKRIIAPDTAYVDLTYKQTFALSTAYQGGIVAWVTFWALYGSGFTAETLTGVTTFGAAYMTVILIEPLADLAVLAIAKASRNFANGGMVTDRLHNGA; translated from the coding sequence ATGCATATCGAACCTGGAATAGTAGACAGTACAAAAATTGCCCTGAGTTACGCGACTGCCGTTGGCGCCATTGGTGTTGGCTTGAAATTCGCATGGGACACAATAAAAAAACAAGGGCCCGTCTCTTTGATCGGTCGAAGTGCCGCCGCCACTGCGCTGGTTTTCTCATTCTTCGAAGTTTTGCCACATTACCCGGTTGGCGTTTCGGAAGTTCATTTTATTCTTGGATCAACATTGTTTCTGATCTTGGGAGCGGCTCCTGCTGCGTTTGGACTGGCCTTCGGTCTGTTGATACAGGGTCTCTTCTTTGCACCGTTTGATTTGCCACAATACGGCATGAACCTGACGACATTGCTGGTTCCGCTATTTGGTCTTCAGTATCTTGCGAAACGCATCATTGCGCCAGATACCGCTTATGTCGACCTCACTTACAAACAGACATTCGCATTGTCGACTGCCTACCAAGGCGGCATTGTTGCCTGGGTGACTTTCTGGGCCCTTTACGGATCTGGATTTACGGCAGAAACCTTAACCGGTGTTACAACCTTTGGCGCAGCCTATATGACTGTGATCCTGATTGAACCTCTTGCTGATTTGGCTGTTTTGGCAATCGCAAAAGCAAGCCGTAATTTTGCAAATGGTGGAATGGTTACAGATCGTCTTCACAACGGCGCCTGA
- the cobF gene encoding precorrin-6A synthase (deacetylating), whose translation MLELSLVGIGTGNPEHLTLQAVRVLNQMDAILIPRKGKKKDELAEVRRGILADILDNPATRIIEFDLPVRNPEIVDYQERVNAWHDEIAKIWLHVLQAEVGTAGKAAFLIWGDPGLYDSSLRIASRLQSQTLIKIEVVPGITAIQGLTASHNIPLNELAEPFLVTTGRQLRERGWPKDVETVVVMLDGENSFQFLTEEALSIWWGAYVGMDKEITLSGPLEEMGDQIIEQRNKAREVNGWVMDIYILRRT comes from the coding sequence ATGCTAGAATTATCGCTTGTTGGCATTGGGACCGGAAATCCAGAACATCTAACTCTTCAGGCTGTGCGTGTCCTAAATCAAATGGATGCAATCCTGATACCCCGTAAGGGAAAGAAAAAAGATGAGCTGGCGGAAGTCCGCAGAGGTATTCTTGCCGATATTCTCGATAATCCTGCAACAAGAATTATTGAGTTTGATCTGCCTGTTCGTAATCCGGAAATTGTGGATTATCAGGAAAGAGTAAACGCCTGGCATGATGAAATTGCTAAAATCTGGCTGCATGTGCTTCAAGCTGAAGTCGGGACAGCCGGCAAGGCGGCCTTTTTGATCTGGGGCGATCCCGGATTGTATGACAGCAGCCTTCGAATAGCGTCTCGCCTTCAGTCGCAGACACTGATCAAGATTGAGGTGGTTCCGGGCATTACGGCAATACAAGGCCTGACGGCATCCCACAATATTCCGCTTAATGAACTGGCCGAACCTTTTCTGGTGACCACTGGACGGCAGTTAAGGGAGCGGGGCTGGCCAAAGGATGTTGAAACCGTTGTTGTTATGCTGGACGGTGAAAATTCATTTCAGTTTTTGACGGAAGAGGCGCTGTCCATATGGTGGGGTGCCTATGTGGGAATGGATAAAGAAATAACCCTGTCCGGGCCGCTGGAAGAGATGGGGGACCAAATTATCGAACAGCGAAATAAAGCGCGTGAAGTGAATGGTTGGGTGATGGATATTTACATTCTTCGCCGGACTTGA
- a CDS encoding TetR/AcrR family transcriptional regulator encodes MRNPERTKEKLLNTAIHLVSRSSYHEVGVNEICRSAGVTKGAFYHHFDSKADLYYQAGKHHWDVSKPDFDRITSAKFTPQEHLQNLVDMIMDRHLVEEGPFTPDAHSCTIFKTSSHVNAAEPKVIQCAEELSAEIMKHHTLMIRGLQRAGMLAEDADPERVARLLYHFIQGVITFAPMFHNDVDLRRDLIEGIYRVVGLRKEYQTIL; translated from the coding sequence ATGAGAAACCCGGAACGGACTAAAGAAAAATTGCTGAATACGGCCATTCATCTGGTCAGCAGGAGTAGCTATCACGAAGTGGGCGTCAATGAAATTTGCCGATCTGCGGGGGTTACCAAAGGCGCTTTCTATCATCATTTTGACTCTAAAGCGGACCTGTATTATCAGGCCGGAAAACACCATTGGGACGTTTCGAAACCAGACTTTGACAGGATTACATCCGCGAAATTTACACCGCAGGAGCATCTGCAGAATCTCGTTGATATGATTATGGATCGCCATCTGGTAGAGGAAGGACCCTTCACGCCGGATGCGCATAGCTGCACAATATTCAAGACGAGTAGCCATGTGAACGCTGCAGAACCCAAAGTCATACAATGTGCCGAAGAGCTTTCCGCAGAAATCATGAAGCATCATACACTGATGATCCGGGGCCTTCAGCGGGCAGGCATGCTGGCGGAAGACGCCGATCCTGAACGTGTAGCCCGCCTGCTTTATCACTTTATCCAAGGCGTGATTACCTTTGCACCGATGTTTCACAATGACGTTGATCTGAGAAGAGACTTGATTGAAGGCATCTACCGCGTTGTTGGCTTGAGAAAAGAGTATCAAACGATTTTGTGA
- a CDS encoding efflux RND transporter periplasmic adaptor subunit yields MKRLSFTKLIFGVALLVTGAVAMQFIMFSPSSAEAEGGTPPKAPQAMPVTVKNVEIEQVRLWSSYSGRLKAVEEVALRPQVSGAIVDVRFEDGQKVHAGDILFVIDPRTFETAVKQAKAELDAARQNLTLAKKEKMRAQELVDKGNVSKRVFDERINAYTVAASRVRQSVAALEQAQIALDHAYVKSPINGRVSRVEITRGNYVNSGPNAPVLTTIVSTDDIYADFEIDEQRYVALLGSTDKKNLSKVVIPVELQVGNGTMIQGVVHSFDNRIDPNTGTIRTRAIFENKQENLVPGMFAKVNIGNPDPVPLIMISPDVINTDQDRKFVYAISKDNTVEYRQVVLGASQDGKRVVTSGLSVNDQVIVEGLMKLRPGMPVAPKPVQKSQS; encoded by the coding sequence ATGAAACGGCTATCATTTACAAAACTGATATTTGGTGTTGCTTTGCTCGTTACTGGCGCGGTTGCAATGCAATTTATTATGTTCAGCCCCTCCTCAGCTGAAGCCGAGGGCGGTACGCCGCCAAAGGCGCCGCAAGCTATGCCTGTAACTGTTAAAAATGTTGAGATAGAGCAGGTCCGCTTGTGGAGTAGTTACTCCGGGCGTTTGAAGGCAGTAGAAGAAGTGGCATTGCGCCCGCAAGTGAGCGGTGCAATCGTGGACGTCCGTTTTGAAGATGGCCAGAAAGTTCACGCCGGAGATATTCTGTTCGTGATTGACCCGCGTACCTTTGAAACCGCAGTGAAGCAGGCAAAAGCGGAACTGGATGCTGCCCGGCAAAATCTGACGCTGGCAAAAAAGGAAAAAATGCGGGCTCAGGAGCTTGTGGACAAAGGAAATGTTTCCAAGCGTGTTTTTGATGAGCGGATAAATGCTTATACGGTTGCTGCTAGCCGGGTCCGGCAGTCTGTTGCCGCGTTGGAACAGGCACAGATTGCCTTGGATCATGCCTATGTTAAATCTCCAATTAACGGGCGGGTTAGTCGGGTGGAAATCACCCGCGGCAATTATGTTAATTCAGGGCCAAACGCACCTGTATTAACGACCATCGTTTCAACTGATGACATCTATGCCGATTTTGAAATCGACGAACAGCGGTATGTGGCGTTGCTTGGCAGCACGGACAAAAAGAATTTAAGCAAGGTCGTTATTCCGGTAGAACTTCAGGTCGGCAATGGCACCATGATTCAAGGCGTTGTGCACAGTTTTGATAATCGAATTGATCCGAATACGGGAACGATACGAACGCGCGCTATTTTTGAGAATAAGCAGGAAAATCTGGTGCCGGGCATGTTTGCCAAAGTCAATATCGGAAATCCCGATCCCGTGCCGCTCATAATGATTTCGCCCGACGTCATCAATACCGATCAGGATCGTAAATTTGTGTATGCGATCTCCAAAGACAACACGGTCGAATATCGGCAGGTTGTGTTGGGCGCGTCTCAGGATGGCAAGCGGGTTGTTACATCTGGCCTGTCGGTGAATGATCAAGTCATTGTCGAAGGTCTGATGAAGCTTCGGCCCGGAATGCCGGTGGCGCCAAAACCGGTTCAAAAAAGTCAGTCCTAG